The following coding sequences are from one Ruminococcus flavefaciens AE3010 window:
- a CDS encoding helix-turn-helix domain-containing protein, translating to MLTAENTFKEYPDIVSTKQMMKMLHIGRNKAFELLKGDIPSIRIGSTHKIPKLYIIEYLNKHSMES from the coding sequence ATGTTAACAGCAGAGAATACATTTAAAGAGTATCCTGATATTGTTTCTACGAAGCAGATGATGAAAATGCTTCACATAGGCAGAAACAAAGCGTTTGAACTGCTTAAGGGCGACATACCGTCTATCAGAATAGGCAGCACGCACAAGATACCGAAGCTTTACATTATCGAATACCTCAATAAGCATTCGATGGAAAGTTAA
- a CDS encoding carbohydrate ABC transporter permease yields MRNKTKDQCGRKGERIFSNVCVLPSLMGVMIFFLVPFCIVIYYSLINNPVLKDFVGIENYIKLFSNSAFTKAVKNTAFFSLVAVPLSVILSLGLAMLLERNIPGKSIFRTFFLSPLMVPTASVVLVWQVLFHNHGTVNQIVEAMGGHSVDWLKSSSGQLVIICMFLWKNLGYNMILFMSALCAIPKDIIEVADLEGAGSFYKFVHIKLRYLSPTILFVLILSMINSFKIFREVYLLTGNYPNDSLYMLQHFMNNTFNSLDYQKLSAAAVLFALVMIVIMAVLLIAEDIFGKDVEN; encoded by the coding sequence ATGAGAAATAAGACAAAGGATCAGTGCGGAAGAAAAGGTGAGAGGATATTCAGCAATGTGTGCGTGCTGCCGAGCCTTATGGGAGTAATGATATTCTTCCTTGTTCCGTTCTGCATAGTAATATACTACTCACTGATCAACAATCCTGTTCTGAAGGATTTTGTCGGGATCGAAAATTACATCAAGCTGTTCAGCAATTCAGCTTTTACAAAGGCTGTTAAGAACACTGCGTTTTTCTCACTTGTAGCGGTACCGCTTTCGGTTATACTGTCTCTGGGGCTTGCGATGCTTCTGGAGCGCAATATCCCCGGCAAGAGCATATTCAGAACATTCTTCCTGAGTCCTCTGATGGTCCCCACTGCTTCTGTAGTTCTTGTGTGGCAGGTACTCTTCCACAATCACGGAACGGTCAATCAGATAGTTGAGGCAATGGGCGGACACTCAGTTGACTGGCTGAAATCCTCATCGGGACAGCTGGTTATAATATGTATGTTCCTATGGAAAAACTTAGGCTACAACATGATACTCTTCATGTCGGCGCTGTGTGCAATACCAAAGGACATCATTGAGGTGGCTGACCTTGAGGGTGCGGGAAGCTTCTATAAATTCGTACATATAAAGCTCAGGTATCTTTCGCCGACTATCCTGTTCGTGCTGATACTTTCCATGATAAATTCATTCAAGATATTCCGTGAGGTATACCTCCTGACGGGAAATTATCCCAACGATTCGCTTTATATGCTCCAGCACTTCATGAACAATACGTTCAACAGCCTTGACTATCAGAAGCTCTCGGCAGCAGCGGTGCTGTTTGCCCTTGTTATGATAGTGATAATGGCAGTTCTCCTCATTGCCGAGGACATCTTCGGAAAGGACGTGGAGAACTGA
- a CDS encoding tyrosine-type recombinase/integrase: protein MDYKLHTNKGLWHVNFYVADAKGKKRRKQLSTGIKAYDKYGREINKKLADAKAKEIVARFDGIVDNDFSTWTLDKCVKYCLESNKTKISPTTYNDYVSAINKHITPYFKNGKPLKDMKARDIEVFNEYKLNQGLSPKTVHKLLSLIGPAFRYAEKNDFIIKNPMRVVDRPSKVKKEGCYYNAAQLNILAHAAKGSYIETPVVLAMVLGLRRSEIVGITWDNVDFNKRLLHIKQSVIMGDSSILPHGTYKVIGHTNSLKPKDIILKYFLKTESSERSFTINDALYNYLKALKVKQETMMRETNEYKDFLCVNPVGALITPDSITHQFTKLLDENELPHIRFHELRHSCISLLANNNAFSMKQIQDYAGHSDFLTTFNVYSHTDDSDKKNEMDYITSCFTDLFGDSSD, encoded by the coding sequence ATGGATTATAAGCTTCACACAAATAAAGGTCTGTGGCATGTCAACTTTTATGTCGCAGATGCTAAAGGCAAGAAAAGACGCAAGCAGTTATCTACCGGCATAAAGGCCTATGATAAGTACGGCAGAGAGATTAATAAGAAGCTTGCTGATGCAAAGGCCAAAGAGATAGTTGCGAGATTTGACGGTATCGTTGATAACGATTTTTCGACGTGGACGTTAGATAAATGTGTAAAGTACTGTCTTGAAAGCAATAAGACGAAGATATCTCCGACAACGTATAATGACTATGTTTCGGCTATAAATAAGCATATAACGCCATACTTTAAGAACGGGAAGCCATTGAAGGATATGAAGGCAAGAGATATAGAAGTGTTTAATGAGTATAAGTTGAATCAGGGGTTGAGCCCAAAGACTGTACATAAGCTTCTAAGTCTTATAGGTCCTGCATTCAGATATGCTGAGAAGAACGATTTTATCATTAAGAACCCTATGAGGGTTGTTGACAGGCCGTCGAAGGTCAAGAAGGAAGGCTGCTACTACAATGCAGCGCAGCTTAATATCCTTGCTCATGCGGCTAAAGGCTCATACATAGAAACACCTGTAGTACTTGCTATGGTACTCGGACTCAGAAGGTCTGAGATAGTCGGTATAACCTGGGATAACGTCGATTTCAATAAAAGACTGCTGCATATAAAGCAGAGCGTTATTATGGGCGATTCCAGCATACTTCCGCATGGGACCTATAAGGTCATAGGTCACACCAATAGCCTTAAGCCGAAGGATATTATTCTGAAATACTTCCTCAAGACTGAAAGCAGCGAGAGAAGCTTTACGATCAACGATGCACTTTATAACTATCTTAAAGCTCTTAAAGTAAAGCAGGAGACTATGATGAGGGAGACAAATGAGTATAAGGATTTCCTGTGCGTTAACCCTGTAGGTGCGTTAATAACGCCGGACAGTATAACGCATCAGTTTACTAAGCTCCTTGATGAAAATGAGCTCCCTCATATCAGGTTCCATGAACTCAGGCACTCTTGTATCAGCCTTCTCGCAAATAATAATGCGTTCTCGATGAAGCAGATACAGGACTATGCCGGGCACAGTGACTTTCTCACGACTTTTAACGTGTACAGTCATACCGATGATTCAGATAAAAAGAATGAAATGGACTATATTACAAGCTGCTTCACAGACCTATTCGGTGATAGCAGTGACTAA
- a CDS encoding carbohydrate ABC transporter permease has product MKLKRISVKSRRKIINSLVFVFIFMAAVLFIMPTVLTLANSFMTSNEINANYGAMLSNMTEDKKTFISSNVNLKFIPDKVTFDQYKAVLIQNSDYLMKFWNSVWLTVPITVFQMAVAILTSYGFSRYPNKFKGIIFFAYIILMIMPYQVTLVPNYLVADKFGLLDTRLSIILPAVFSPFSIFLLTKVMRRIPVSFVEAAKLDGAGEFKILTKIYIPLCKGAIVSIAMLVFIDYWNMVEQPLVLMKESTLHPLSVFLSQISTGDIGLAFAVGVVYMIPTVLMFLYGEDYLIEGITYSGGIKG; this is encoded by the coding sequence ATGAAGCTGAAAAGAATATCGGTGAAAAGCCGAAGAAAAATAATCAATTCCTTAGTATTTGTATTTATATTCATGGCGGCTGTACTGTTTATTATGCCCACGGTGCTGACGCTTGCAAACTCCTTTATGACTTCAAATGAGATAAACGCCAATTACGGCGCTATGCTGTCGAATATGACCGAGGACAAAAAGACCTTTATCTCCAGTAATGTAAACCTTAAATTCATTCCCGACAAGGTGACATTTGACCAGTACAAGGCAGTCCTCATTCAGAATTCCGACTATCTCATGAAGTTCTGGAACTCGGTATGGCTGACAGTTCCTATAACAGTGTTCCAGATGGCTGTGGCGATACTCACGTCATACGGATTCTCAAGGTATCCCAATAAATTCAAGGGTATCATCTTCTTTGCATATATCATACTTATGATAATGCCCTATCAGGTAACTCTTGTTCCCAATTATCTCGTTGCGGATAAGTTCGGACTGTTGGATACCAGACTTTCCATAATACTTCCTGCTGTATTCTCGCCTTTCAGTATATTCCTGCTGACAAAGGTAATGCGGCGCATACCTGTCTCATTTGTTGAGGCGGCAAAGCTTGACGGCGCAGGAGAATTCAAGATACTTACCAAAATATATATCCCACTTTGCAAGGGAGCTATAGTATCCATTGCCATGCTGGTATTCATAGATTACTGGAACATGGTGGAACAGCCCCTTGTACTTATGAAAGAATCTACGCTTCACCCCCTTTCCGTATTCCTTTCACAGATAAGCACAGGCGATATAGGTCTGGCGTTTGCGGTAGGAGTCGTATACATGATACCGACGGTGCTGATGTTCCTCTACGGTGAGGATTACCTCATAGAGGGAATAACCTATTCGGGCGGAATCAAGGGCTGA
- a CDS encoding GNAT family N-acetyltransferase, which yields MNIVIVEEKQVKTIVDMSVRAFETDVNVGGTKGDCPPEYDSVEWHKQMAREGHLYQAMIGKDIVGAAVIFSDETKNTVYIGRIFIDSIYHRKGYGTHLMECIEKYYPFAEEFNLDTPSWNVRTNAFYEKLGYQIIKEEDGFVFYRKTRKGTSKF from the coding sequence ATGAATATTGTCATAGTAGAAGAAAAACAGGTAAAAACAATTGTAGACATGTCTGTCAGAGCATTTGAAACAGACGTAAATGTTGGCGGAACAAAAGGCGACTGTCCGCCTGAATATGATTCAGTAGAATGGCATAAACAAATGGCTCGAGAGGGGCATTTGTATCAGGCAATGATAGGAAAAGATATTGTGGGAGCAGCCGTCATATTCTCGGACGAAACAAAAAATACCGTGTACATTGGCAGAATTTTTATTGACAGCATCTATCATAGAAAAGGTTATGGAACTCATTTAATGGAGTGCATAGAAAAGTACTACCCATTTGCCGAAGAATTTAATCTGGACACTCCAAGCTGGAATGTACGGACAAACGCTTTTTACGAAAAATTAGGGTATCAAATCATAAAAGAAGAGGACGGATTTGTTTTTTACAGGAAGACGAGAAAGGGAACTTCTAAATTCTGA